The stretch of DNA TGAGCTTTGAGAGCTTCGCACGAATGCCGTCGGTGACTTCCAGGGTGTTGGCGCCCTCCTGCCTGGTGATCGGAATATAGGTTGCTTCGCGGCCGTTCACCCGCACGATCGAGGTCTGCACGGCGGCGCTATCGGCGGCGGTGCCGATGTCGCGGATCAACACCGGAGTGCCGTTCACGATCTTGATGGGAATGTCGTTGATCTTGTCCACCACGTCAATGAGGCTGTTGGAGTAGACGTAGTAGTCGAGGTCGCCGATTTTGATGTTGCCCGCCGGGATGATGGCGCTCTGCGCATTGAGTGCATTGACCACTTCGGACGGAGACACGCCGCGCGCAAGCAGTCGTTGTTGGTCGAGAAAGACGGTGATTTGCCGGACCTTGCCGCCCAGCGGAGGGCCGAAGGAAATGCCGGGAATAGTCGCGATCTGTTGGCGTACGTTGAAGTATGCCAGGTCTCGGATTTCCTTGGGGCCGAGTGTGTCGCTGGAGATGGAGAGGTATCCGACCGGCAGACTGGATACGCCAAACTTATAGACGGAGGGCGGGTAGACGCCGGGCGGCAGCAGACGGATGATGCTGTAGGCCAGACTGGTCAACTCCGATTGGGCCGCATCGATCCCATAGTCCGGCTGGAAGAACACCTTGATGTAACTCATCCCGGAGAGCGACTGGGATTCGATGTGTTCGACATAACTGGCCTCGACGAAGCGTTGCTCCATCTTGAGCGTGATCGCCCCTTCCATTTCGCTGGGGCTCAATCCGCGATAGAACGTCGTGACGAGAATCGAGGGCAGTTTGATCTCGGGAAAGATGTCCACGCGCATCTTCTGATAGGAGACGGCGCCTAGGATCAGCGCGATCATGCAGAGCGCAAAGACGGCGTAGGGATTTTTGAGGGCGGCGCGGGTCAGCATGAGGTGGCCATCCGTCGGGTGCAGTTGTGTTCGAGCCAGAATTTCCAGAGGTGGAGGGAAAGGCTCACAAGGTCATCGAATTGCCCCGGCTTGACCACGTAGCCGTTGGCCCCGGCCTGGTAGCAGGCCCGCACATCCATGGCGTCGTCGGAGCTGGTGAGGATCACCACTGGAATCGGTGCAAATCGCGCATCCTGTTTCAAGCGTGTCAGCAGATCCACCCCGCGTTCCCCCTTCAACTTGAGGTCGAGCAGGATCAAGCCCGGTTCATCGCTGGGCACGTGATCGTGAAGATAGGTCATTGCCGTATGGCTGCCATCGGTGATCTCCAAGCGTCCCTTGTATCCGGACTGCGTCAGGGCCTGGCGAAAAAGTTCACATTCGCCGGGGCTGTCGTCGATGAGCAGGATGGATGAGGGCATAGTGTCTCTGTCCGGTTGATTCTAAAGCAGCACAGAGCAGGGATCGTGCCGTGCGGAGCGATGATGTCTGAAGTGATGAACGTGCCAGCAAAAACAAGCACTCGAAGGAAGAGTGTCTCGAACGAATGAGTAATGAATGCCGGATGGCGCCGGTACGGTTCGGGAGAAACTCCCTAGGTTCCAGGGAGTTTCTCCCGAGTGAGACCGCGCTCAATCAGGCTGCCTTTGCGGCTGTTTTCTTCCACTCCACCATCTTGGCCGTCAATTTGGACGACGCGATCGTGTAGTCGCCCTTCAAGCCGATCGACGCTTCGGCGCCGGGTTTATCCCCCGATTGCACTTTGGTGACGACTGTCGCCGCGATCTTGTGGAATGACTTGTGTAGTTCGAGGATCTCTTTGTAGTAGGGGTCTGTGGCAGTGGGGGTGCCGGTCAGACTGTATAGCCACTTGCCGAATTCGCAACGGTTGTCCACCCCGACCTCAGCCGGGACCAGCGCCAGCGTCCCATCGATGTTTTGCCGCAGCTTCACCTTCCACGCTCCATGCGCACCGATGGCCTTGTCGATTTGTTCGATGATGTTGGACATGCGACCTCCTGGGAAATGAGGAACAGGGTTTCCTGTTTCTGTATCGGAGTGAGGAGGGGATGTCTTGAGGGGTAAGGCGCGCGGCCTGGTCGTCCTCCTGCACACAGAACGCGCGGCCTATGTAGGCCTTTGTCCGACGCGCGCATGTGAGGCGTAACTAGGTCTTGCTGTGGGACCGCGGATTCCAGACCGGAAGGACGGATAGTCTCTCTAAGGCCAGCAACCGCGAGGATCGACGAGTGTGAGCGGGGCGTGATGGGCCAGCCAACTGCTCGTGCACTTCCGTTAGGAGCAGATCTGCGGATCCCTCGACTGCTGAGGCGAGCACTTACCGGTCGTCGGGATTGTTCGAATACAAGACCTGACCTGTATGACAGAATTTGATGTGCGAATCACCACAAGCTCTACATTGCCAAGAGCCAGCGTACGCGATATTCACATCCGTGCGGCCGCCATCAATTCTAACGCGTATCAATCCTCACCAGGACGCGCGACTGATCCAGGTTCGCGACCACTTCGTAAGGCAAGGAAGAGATGGTGGCTGGTTCCGCAATTCGGAATTGTCCTTTCGTCTCGTTGTATTCCAACCACACCGGTAACGGATTCCCGTTTGTCTGGGCAAATAGATTTGGCGTGGTAGTCAGTGCCGTAATGAGGTCTTCCGGTAGTTCGAACGAAATCATGTCTCCGCGTGCAATGATGGATTGTGGAATCGAGACAGTGACGATGCGGGTGCCATCGACTGAGTGCTCGCGAATCCAGTTCACGATGAGTCCATCGATTGGGAAGAGCGTGGCCAACCCTGCCGTGCCGGCTCCTCCGGTGGATGCACGTATGTCACTCACAAGGGGTAGGCTCTGTGGCGGCAGAGTGGAGGAAGAGCCAGGAACGGGCTTGTAGTTTTGGCTTAATTGCGTGATGCCCCCAAGGTACTGCTGGAATTGTGACGACGTGTTCCGAGCCACGATGGAAGCGCTTGTGGCGGTCTGGTGTGTAAAGGCATAGTTCCCCGCATCGGCTCCGCCGTAGACGGTGCCGGTTAAGGTCACGGGCTTGGCAACGCCGACCAATGCATCGGCAAATATTCCGATCGTCCCACTGGCCGTGACGGTATCGCCGGCGACCAGGCCGGTGAAGGTGGCGCCGCTGTGGGCGACCGTGGCACTCGTCGTGCCATCGTAGACTTTATTGGCCGCGGTCAGGCCGCTCACGGTCAC from Nitrospira sp. encodes:
- a CDS encoding CZB domain-containing protein, with the protein product MSNIIEQIDKAIGAHGAWKVKLRQNIDGTLALVPAEVGVDNRCEFGKWLYSLTGTPTATDPYYKEILELHKSFHKIAATVVTKVQSGDKPGAEASIGLKGDYTIASSKLTAKMVEWKKTAAKAA
- a CDS encoding response regulator, giving the protein MPSSILLIDDSPGECELFRQALTQSGYKGRLEITDGSHTAMTYLHDHVPSDEPGLILLDLKLKGERGVDLLTRLKQDARFAPIPVVILTSSDDAMDVRACYQAGANGYVVKPGQFDDLVSLSLHLWKFWLEHNCTRRMATSC